Below is a genomic region from Candidatus Methylomirabilota bacterium.
CCTTCCAGTATGCGCGTTCGGAAGGACTCGATTCGTCCGTCTCGCTCCAGCATATCGCGGAGGGCCTCCGGTTTTCGATTTAACGTAGCAGCGGCCGTTTCAATCTCTTCGTTAAACTCCTCCTCCGTTACGCCAAGCCCCTCCTGCTTCGCCACCGCCTCCAACAGGAGCGAGTCCTGAACCCGTTTGGAGGCAAGTTCGCGTGCCCTGGTCCGCATTTCCTCTTCTTCTTCGCGTTTAGGCGGGGCTGCCCTGCGTCCGCCGACGCGGCGCGTCATATCAGCAAGGATAGCCTCGACCTCCGCCTCCACCAGCGATTCCGGAAGATCGCAGGGATGGGCGGCGCGCAATTTTTCCAGGATACGGTCCTTCAGGCGTGCGACCTGCTCCCGCTCCTTATGCGCCACCAGATCCTGCCTCACCTTGTCTCTCAGTGCCTCGATATCGTCGCACCCGGACACCGACTTGGCGAAGTCGTTATCCAGCGCCGGCACCCGTTTCTTCTTGACCTCTTTGACGGCTACCTTGAAGAGTATCCGCTTTCCCGCCAGCTCCCGTCGTCCGTAATCATTCGGGAACTCTAACGAGAAATCCTTGAGGTCACCCTTCTTCAAACCGTGGAGTTGAGTCTCAAATTCTGGGATAAACTGGTGTGAACCGAGAAGGACCGACATATTCTGGCCACTCACCCCCTTGAGTGGTTTGTTTCCGGCAAAGCCTTCGTAGTCTATCACCAGCAGGTCTTCCTGCAGCGCCGGCCAGCCGTCCATCGGAACATACTCGGCCGATCGTCCACGGAGATACTCCAAGGCCTGATCTACCTCCTGATCCGTAACCTCCAGCTTGTCCTTGCTGACTTCAACCCCTGTGTAGCCCGAAAGCTGCAGAGTCGGCTTGACGTCGAAGGTCGCCCGAAAGCTGAGCGGCTTACCCTCGTCGCAGACGATCTCCTCGAGGATAGGTTCACTGATCGGGTCCAGCTTGGACTCCTCGAGCGCCTGGCTGTAACTTTCCGGGATCAGTTCCCTGAGGGCCTCTTGTTTCGCCTCCTCCTTAAAACGTGAACGCAGGAGATCTTGCGGAATCTTGCCGGGGCGGAAGCCCGGCAATCGAACCTTTTTTGCGAGGTGCGAATACGCTGTCTCTACCTTCTCTGAGAGACGTTCGGCAGGCACCTCAATTCGAAGTCCACGCTTGGTGCTGCTGATCTCTTCGATGTTTACTCTCATCTGTATCTCGGGATCGATTATCGGATTCGTGGTGCGAGAGGGGGGACTTGAACCCCCATCCGCCGAAAGCGGACTGGAT
It encodes:
- the tig gene encoding trigger factor encodes the protein MRVNIEEISSTKRGLRIEVPAERLSEKVETAYSHLAKKVRLPGFRPGKIPQDLLRSRFKEEAKQEALRELIPESYSQALEESKLDPISEPILEEIVCDEGKPLSFRATFDVKPTLQLSGYTGVEVSKDKLEVTDQEVDQALEYLRGRSAEYVPMDGWPALQEDLLVIDYEGFAGNKPLKGVSGQNMSVLLGSHQFIPEFETQLHGLKKGDLKDFSLEFPNDYGRRELAGKRILFKVAVKEVKKKRVPALDNDFAKSVSGCDDIEALRDKVRQDLVAHKEREQVARLKDRILEKLRAAHPCDLPESLVEAEVEAILADMTRRVGGRRAAPPKREEEEEMRTRARELASKRVQDSLLLEAVAKQEGLGVTEEEFNEEIETAAATLNRKPEALRDMLERDGRIESFRTRILEGKALHFLYERANITEGVNLVTLA